ATAATATGAAAGGGAAGTTTAAGCTGCTGTTGAAGAAGATTTAGGGAGAAGCTTAATAATAACATTAGATCATTTGTAGAGGATCATCCACAATTTTTTTGTTACAATTTGTAACAAATCCAAAATATTATAAAAAATATTTTATTTGTCGTTTTTAATATGCTTTAAATTTTGTATGCAAAAACAATACTACTCACCCCACCTCATAAAACTCCGGATATTCTCCTAAATCAATTCTTTCGTTATTGAAATCAGTATACCATCTGACTCCATTAAAAGTGAATAATTCTTGAACATGTTGGTCCAATCCAAATTCTTTTTGAACCGGGATTAACACTTTATAAATACTAAAATTGGCTTTGTTTTTACTTAAAACTTCTTTACAAGTATCAATAATCAGTTCCTTAGTTATCATACTCAAATATAATTTATTTTGGTAAACAACTGTTTTAAAAATACAGTTGTTTAATTGCTATTTACACATTTAAGTCTAAAAATTTATTCTGCAAATAAGTAAACCAAATTATATTTATGAAGATAATAAAATCAATTTCGTATTTTTACGCAAATCCTAACATGCCAAAATCCATTCTCAAAAATCTAAAACTTTAGATTGACTGGCAAATAAAATTGAGTATAGACCATGTATCATCTTATTAAAGATGCGTTTTAAATGCTTATTAGCAATTTGTAATTGAAATACTTAAAATTATTAGCAATATGGTAACTATTAGAAGTTTTGAAGAATACAAATCCTATGAAGGGAAAGTTTTAGGTGTTTCCGAGTGGCATAAAATTGATCAAGATCAGATCAATAAATTTGCTGATGCGACCTTGGACCACCAATGGATCCACACAAACGAAGAAAGGGCAGCAAACGAAGGCCCATTCAAGACAACTATTGCCCATGGCTACCTAACATTATCATTAATTCCTTACTTATGGAAGCAAATTGCGGATGTAACCAATGTAAAGATGGAGATCAATTATGGTATCGAGAATTTTAAATTTGGTCAAGCCGTCCCGTCCGGAGGTGAAGTACAACTACAAGCCACGGTTAAATCGATAACAAACCTAAGAGGGACGATAAAAGCAGTTATTCAAGCACAGCTTTTAATAAAAGATTATGTTAAGCCCGCATATGTAGGAGATGTGATTTTCCTTTACCATTTTAATTAATAATCTCATATGTTAAAATCTAAAATAATTGGGACCGGATCTTACATACCTACTGAAATAATTCCCAACAGCTATTTTTTGAATCATAATTTCTTTGGAACAGATAATGTTGAAATTAATCAATCTGCTGAAACAATAATTCAAAAATTCAGTGCTATTACAGGAATAAAAAGCAGAAGATATGCTGCAAAAGGTTTAACTGCATCTGATATGGCTACAATGGCAGCAGAGCAGGCGATATCAAATGCGTCGGTAGACCCAGAATTAATTGATATTATTATTGTAGCTCATAACTACGGAGACATTAAATATGAGGGATCTCCACGAGATATGGTCCCTTCTTTGGCCGCCAGAGTTAAGCATAATTTAGGTATAAAGAATATAAGTTGTATTCCGTATGATCTTGTTTTCGGATGTCCCGGATGGCTACAGGGACTTATTCAATGTGATTTAGCTATTAGGTCAGGAGTGGCAAAAACTTGTCTTGTTATTGGAGCTGAGACACTTTCTCGTGTAATCGATTCCTCCGATAGAGACAGTATGATTTTTTCTGATGGAGCCGGTGCTTGTATTATTCAAGCAAATACAACTTCAGATAGTGGAATAATTAATAGCGTTGTCAGATCAGATACAGATATTGAGCTTGAATTCATTTACTCTGCAGGTTCTAACAAAGGTGAAAAAGAAGACTCAGAGTATATAAAAATGAAGGGTCGTAAGGTATATGAATATGCTTTAAAAAATGTTCCTCAAGCTATGAAACAATGTTTCGATCATAGTGGAAATAAAATTGAAAGCCTTAAGATGATTCTAATTCATCAAGCAAATGAAAAGATGGATGAGGCAATTGTTAAAAGATTTTTCGAGCTGTATGGTATAGAAGATCTTCCTCAAAACATAATGCCAATGAACATATCTTCAATGGGTAATAGCTCAGTAGCTACAATTCCAACCTTATTGCATCAAGTTTTAGATAATCAAATAGATACCTATAATATTTCTGATGGAGATATAATATTGTTTGCTTCAGTAGGCGCAGGAATGAATATTAATGCGATCACTTATAAATGGTAATAATTTTGAGATTATATTCTAGTTGTAAGATTCTATTTTTTGACATTAAAAACCGTGGAGAAACTTGGGAGGAATCCCCACGGAATAACCAAAAATATAAACCTAAATTATGAAAAGACAATTTAAAAACAAGTGAGGGGCTGGTTACCCTCTTGCGAGTTAATGGCTTCACCTTAGCCACTCTGAGCTAATCCTCCAACTTGTTAGATTTTTAAAGGCCCTTTGCTGCTAATCCTTTATTTCTTTGATTGAAAACCACTGATGCTACTATTTTACTATCTGCAATTACTAATCGCCATCTTTCAATCAAATACTTTAAAGAACCAAGAGCCTTTCTCTCTGTTTGCGTTGTGACAACGACAGGGATCGAACCTGTACGACTTTAGAGTGTGCGTCGACTTTTCACGAATGTTGTTTATACTCTATGTTCAAGGAGTCGCACTCCTTTGCGTCTACCACGGCCGGCGAACCGCCAACCCTTCCGCCACGTTGTCAATTTCCCCACCATGCTGCATCACTGCTGTAAGTGGGTGTATTTCACCTAATATTTTATGATGTTATCAATAACCATTCTTGTAATGTTGGTTTTTCAAAACAATCAACTTCTTCTTTACAACCTGAACAAATATTTACACCATCAACAGGTTCTGACCAATAGCCCCTTGAAGTTTCATTAAATTGCAATTGAGCAACTTCAGATCTACAAAAAGGACACACTTCGTCTTTTGCCTGATAGTACTCATTGTAAATACTTATCAAATCTTCATGATTTAATGAATCACCAGTGCTATCAACAATAGTTTGAATATCTTCAATTGATACATTTAGTTTTAATGATGATAATATTATTTCCACTTGCTGATTCATAAATCAAATATAAAAACAAAATTTATCATTTGCAAATTTTATTTTACATTTATTTATCATTTGATAAATATGGTTACTTCTTAATCCTCTCCATCTCGTCCTGAACGTTGGTAACTAACCCGGACATTCCAATAGCGGTCTCCACTGAAATCAATCCTCCGTCCTTAGCTCTGATTGCAAGATCAACATCAGCATCCAAATCATCGAGCTTGAACCGTGGTACTTCAACAGTAACAGCCAGTTCTTGCAATGAAGCAGTTAGTCCTGTGTCCATGCTGGCAAGCAACGCTTTCTCCAGGTTCACACTACGCTGTAACAGCTCGCCATATCCCCCATCAATCTCATTACTAGCGGCTAAATGAGCATCAATAAAAACACGATCGAAAGCAACACCTGAAAGATCTCCCAGGGCTTTCATTTCCTCGAAACTGATATTTGGAGTTTGGGTCAGAGAGTAGATGAAGTTCACCAATGTATCAATTTCCAGTTCAACTGCAGCTACTGATTGATCCCAAGTTACGTACTTAGCATCAGCATGCTCTCCAGTCAATAATACAGCTTTACCACTCTCCCCTTTCTCCTGGGCTTGTGCGCCAGTAGCTCCCTTGAATACTAAAGTTGGCGAAGCGTGGTAGTCGTTAGTATCAGCAAAGTTTGATATCACTGTTTCCAATCTCTCGATCAGTGGCTGCACATTGGCCCAAATCGGGGTATTTTTGGAGTAGTAGATAATTGGTAGTTTCTTGTATGGCAAATCCACTGTTGCAACTAGTTTCCATCCACCTTCACTTTCCCCTCCTGATCCTCCCTGCTCAAACTTCAGTAGACGATCAGTACTGTAGATATCAAAGCATTTGACGGTTTTATCGCCGCCACTGGTTTCTGCGGCAAGTTCTTCTAAAGACTTACGGCGATCGTATTGCCTACCGAAGTAAATCAAATCACCATTTGCATCAAACACTGGTAGAAGCGTATCACCTTTACTTGGCGCTAATATCTGCATTTTATAATCAACAGGAACCTTACTTAGACCGCCCCAGTGGCTCGCATCATCGGTCACCTTGGAATACCACAACTTAGCAACCTGAAGTTCCTTGTTCAAGAGCTTAGCAATCTCCGATTCCTTGTACCCAACTTTATTATTTTCCCTCAAACGCTGCAATAGGTTGAAAGCTTTTTCCTGGGCACCCTTGTCCGGCTCCGCATATAGCCTCGCTTTACCCAAGTTCATAAACGCAACCCTTCTGGTAACTATGATCTCCTGCAGAGCTAAAGGAAGTCGAGCAGGATCGACGTAGGTTGTGGTGGTCGTTGGCGTTCTTCCATCCGCCATCATCACAGGCTTACCATCAGGCCCTATAACTTTTTTGACTACTGTCTTGCGTTTCCTCAGCTGCTCATCATATATATTGTGCTCCTTTATATCTGTTTCCTTCTTCACCTCATAAGCAGGAGCTGACTCCTTACCTAGTTCTTCTATTATCTTCGGATCAATGGCAGCTGATGCCACTTTAATTTCTTTTGCCATAACTTTTCCTTTTATTGTACCTGCGGTTACCCAAACATTCCAATTACTGAGTCGTCAATATTACTTTCCTTATTCACACCGAAATTCTCAACAACACCTGTCAAGGCATCCAGGGCATCATCGTAAGCGTTATTACCTTTCTTGCTGTACGTGGTTACATGCTTATAGAATTGTGGCCACATCTTATCCCAACCGACTGGCATATGTATTATCATATTTACCTTTGCCGAATTCGTGAATATCCTTGCGTGCTTATTCTCCCCTTGATGAAACCATTCAATAGTACAGTTGAAAGCCTTAAGGGTCACTAAATGCGACTCTACATTACGAGCAAACCCACGTCCTCCATTATTGGATTCAATCAAAGCATATTCAACTTGGTGCATCGCTAGTTGCCTTGCTGTGTCAGGTTCCGTTATCTCCATCGGATCCTGAGTATAGATTACGTCAAGAACGAAGCATCCAAGATCCGTTTCAAGGTAAGCGATACTACATAAATAATCTTTACCTGTGTCGGCTGTATCAACGTATGCCTTACGATAGGCTTTGAAATAAGGCGGAATATTCAGATACTCTTTGAATGCCCGATACATCAACCCCTCCTTAGGCTGCGGATTCTGCATATATTGCCGTCCAAAGTTGATTGGATTGATATCATTCATTTTCAGCAGCTCATCAAGCGTATGCTTGAACTCCCATAATGCACGTCCCTCCTTCAGGTCCTGTCCATCTTCTACTATAATACTGGGAAGCGATAGAACAGTCCATTCACCTGGATAATTAGCTAACACATGTCCGCAAAGATCGTTCTCGTGAAGACGCTGCATAATGATTATGATTGGTGTATTACGAGAGTTTACACGATTAATTATCGTTGAATCAAAACGATTGTTAACCCGTTCTCTCTTGATCTCACTATCCGCATCGTCGGGCTTAATTGGATCATCAATGATAAGCGCACCGCCGAAGATATCACCGCCCATAGCCAGCATCTCATCAAGATCAAGCTCTTCATCTTGCAATTGATCTGCGCTTGCCTCAGTATCAACCTGACCTGCGCCAAAACCTGTAACCTGTCCACCGGCAGCACGAGCGTATACGCCCCCACCTTGAGTCGTATACCATTTATTTTTTGCTCCTGAGCCTTGCTTGAGTTCAACATCTGGAAATAGCTGCTGATAAGCTTCACTCGTAACCAGATCCTTGACAGCTTCGGAATTATCCAAGGCTAGATCATCCGAGTAACTGAGGTGAATGAACTTAGAAGCAGGATTGATTGCAAGGCCGGCGCTAATTAAGTTTTTTACGGCTAGTTCAGTCTTTCCATATCGAGGTGCTATATTAATAATCAGACGTGTGATGCGGCCCATAAGCACATCGTCAAGAGCTTTAGCTATCTTCACGTGATGATCACCAACAACGAAACTACGCGAATACTGTTTTTGAAAGAAGTACTGTGTGTAATTCAATATTGACGACTTGCACCACAGCGCAATGATATCACGTTTTGTAAAGCCTGCTACCGGAGTCATTACGCGTCATTTAGATTAAAGTTACCACTAGCAAGCTGCTGCAGCATACGTTGCGCCTCCTCAGGTGATACTTTCTCGTTCAACGATTGATCTTTGGTTGTGATATCTAACTTGTCCTTGTACATACCACGAACGCGCATCAAACGATCCATAGCGGCATCAGCTGCGTAAAGCTCTACTTCCAAACCGTTTTTACCATACTTGAACGATTTAATGATACCACGTTCTTTGTCAGCCAATAGCTTTGGCATGTCAACCTCGACTTGCGGTACCAACTCGGCTTCACCGGTAACCAGCCTGCTTGCCAAAGGATTTCTCCGCAACTCAATTTGGTAAGCAAGGATTTGATCACGTATTGGGTCAAGTGATGCTTGAAACTCATCAAAGGCTTCCTCCGTGTACCCCTTCACTGCGCAAAACTCTTCTTTAAGCATCAGATCATACTCAAGCTCTGCAATAAGCTCTAGCAATCCTTTACGGACACGTGGACGATATTCGACCATACGTGTCGTCATATAGTCAGCAAGATTGCCTCGGGCAATGTCGGCAGTTTTCTTTGTAAGCTCTTCTGCTGACAAGGACAATTCGTCCAATCTAGCATTGATTGCTACGGAAACATTAGGTTTTCTAAGGTTTTCATGACCTACAACCGCAGCAGTCTTTTCACTATATCCAGCACGAATAGCTGCTTGTGTAGCATTAAAATCTTTGCAGTACTCTTCAACAAAGCGTCGTTGATTGGTTGTTAACTTAGTTGGCGAATCCTCACTCATCTCCCCTAACCTCCTTTACTATATAATCCACAGCCTCACGAACCCTCGCTACGTTGAGGTAGTAATGCACAGACTGACTTATCTTGCTTGATAAGGCTTGCTTTGATACGCCCATTATTTCGGCAAGCGATTTTATAACTCCTGATTTAACTCTATACTCAGCATGTATTGTCTCGGGCGAAAATAAAATTAGAGATGTACATATGGTATATAATCTTTGATAAAATGGATCATCACTTATTTGATTAGAGAAACTGTGTATTTTGATTACCTGATTTAAAGAGCACGGCTTACTCTTTAAGTTTTTAGCCAACTCATTATATACTTCAGGATGTTTAAGCAAAAGATATTGAGAAATGACTGGATTTATCATGCTGCTATCTCCTTTCTTGTAGGCTCACCGATTAATTCAATGATTATTGCCTGGAAATCTTCTAATGAGCGAATGATGTAAACTGGCGTCCCATCCTCCTGCCAAACCTTGTGTACTTTTTGCTGTTCCGGACTAACCTTACCCGATTGGGTTTTCATTTCGAATCCGTAAGCATTCCCCAGATGAATGAGTATACAGTCAGGAATACCAGCTACAACCCCAGACGCTTTTAATTGCATTCCTTCAACTGCATTGCGGCTTCCACCATTAGGTACATGAAAGAATTTTCGGCGTGTTTGTGGATAGTTATTCCACAACCATTGAAAGCACGCGGCTTGCAAAGCTTTCTCACTTATCTTTTCCATGTAAATCCTCCTAAATATAACAAGTCAGATGATTTACACCCCATAATGTAAATACCAATATTAAAATCTCTATCTATGCTGTCCATGTGGAATGGCTTTTATTAACGCTTCCACAAAAGCGGAAGCGTTTAACACACTTAATTCATGAACCAGGTACTTTGACATCCCTGATACTCACAAAAATAAGCATAGTTTCTAATTATTGCATAAAAGCAACATAAAAAGCAATAATTAATAACAATAAATAATTAAAGAGGTAGGCTGCTGACTTATTAAAACTTAAAAAAATAAAACAAAAAACCGTCATACTTATGGGAAGCATGACGGCACGTCAAAGAATTATTGATTAGTATTAAGTATGTATCATTGATAGTATTATTATTAACCCAATAACTAAGATGAAGGATCCTATTATAACAATGGTTCCAAATATTGCATCTTTAGTGTCTTCTTTCTTTAAAGATGATTCATAAATTATTTTAAGATCATTCCATCTCTTTAAAACCTTATCAGAAGTTTTTGGAACTTCATCACGAATGTTTCTCAAAGTGTCATTTAAGAAACATCGTGAATACATTGATTTACTTTTGCTAATTTGCGAGTTCATAATAAATTACATTGTTAAGTGTGATTAAAGCGGCCGAAGTTTTGCCGACGACGGCCGCTACTTTATACTCCAATCCTATTAACCCCTTGGGTTAACGATGCAAATGTATAAATTATTTATCATTTGTAAAATTAAATGTAAAATAAAGTTTTCAAAAGTTGCAATAACGCTATATTTTCTCAAAAAGAATTCCTTCATATTATTTGAGATCTGGATAATATCATTAATAAAATAAGTAGAAATGCATAGAATACCAATTAGACTTGGATTTATTGACTTATACATTTTACATGAATAATATTCAACTTCACCTCTCGACTGATCTGCCCAAAAACATTTACAAACTAAAAATGCAACGTATCATTAGATAATAAGTGAAAAAATTTAAAATACTTGGAAAAGGCCGAGGAAGGTTACAGGGTTACAGGGTTACAAGACTTTTGCATTGTTAACATATAGAGAAAAAAGTATATATTTTTTTACTCTACGCAACGGTTGCGTAAAAAAAGGTATATATATTATTTTTTTTCATAATATTTAATAAGAATTATAGTAACTCCTGTAACCTATCAAAAAAAGCTTGTTTAATACTAAATAAAACTAGCTTTTAGGTTACAATGTTGTTGTAACCATGTTGTAACTATACATTTATAAGCTGTTACCTTTCCAAAAAAAAAGCCCTCAAAAGAGGGCTTAGAAAATGAAGGTATTCTTCATTGTCTGCGTGAAAACCTAACCTTATATTTATTGTAAATTACTTCAACTTTCTTCTCTGATAGAGGGATTTTTATATCATTATCCTTGCAATAATTCAAGTAAACTTGATACCAATAACTGAAATTTCTAAAATAAAAACACTTACGAGAAAAGAAGTAATGACAGTGCTGTTCCCTATTAAAATTACCATCCTCATCGAGATGGACACCGTTCGGTGTAATCCAATGTTCTTTAGGTATCTCAAGATTTAAAATAGATTTAACTATTTGATGTTCAACCAATATTATTTCGTTATTTATTAAATCACTAAATTCCCTAAGGCCAGATTTGATCATTTTTTTGCTGTAAAAATTAAGAAAATCTTTCAATCCCTCTGATGTCATATAGCATTCTCTAAAGCCAGAACCATTACTCTCTCGCGAACTATCAAATCCACTATAGCAGACAAAATTATTCATTATAAAACTTTTCTTATTATTTCTTACAGGAGCAATATATCGAAAACCGATATGGTCCATTATTTGACTTTCAGTTGCGCTTAAGTCATACCCATTGTATTTCACATCAGGGACCATAACACCCTCATTAAACATCTTCTTGGAACCTACTTCTTCAAATCTGACATAGTCTTTAAGGTACTCTGACAGAACAGAATTGATTACATCCAATGGTACGCCTGTAAGCTTGGATAATCGTCTATTTGACGTATATGCGCCTCCGTAATGGAGTGTGAACAGCTGGGAGCTGTCGAGCGCAACTTTATTGAGGTGTTCTAGCTCTTCCCACCTTAATAACAATAACGCCCTTGCTTCATCATTAAAATTAGTAGCTATAAATAATGATTGAGATTTGGTCAATTCGTACATTGATCTCATTTCAACTTTAGCATCCTTGTATTCAATCACGTTAAAATTAATGCTTTTAAAATTTTCGTCAGTAGTTTTCCCATAGATTTTTTGACAAGCTTCAATCCAACCAGGCTCCATTTTACGGATATCCTTCAAAACATTATCATGTGTCATTCCTGATAACTCAGCAATCTCTAGACTACTTATTGTATTTTTTGATATTTCTAATGATTTCATAATTAATCTTATTTTAAGTATTTATTAGAACGGTAATCCATCTTCGGACTCGTTTAAATTGGATGGAATTTGATATTCCCCTGTAAAAATATGCACGCGTTTTGTTTGATATGCAACCTTTTTAACAATAGACTGTTGGAATTTAATATTAAATTTTTCACAAAATTCTTTCAATGCTGTATTCAGTAATCGGGGGTGCAATTTCTGTTTTTCGTATAGAGATAGGTATTCATTATATTCTTGTTGAAATATTTTTACTTCAACAAAGTCAAGCCTTAGCCATTTATCTATATTATCTTCAATAAACTCTATTGTTTTTTCCCCATACTTATTATTAAACATTTTTTTCCATCCTGAATCAGACAATTCCTGTTCTTTAATGATTCCATTAACCTTTAAATGATGCTGAACAGACTCAATAATAACATCATCAAAACTTTTCCAGTCCGAATCATCAAAATCATGAGGAAACATCTTTTCATGAACAACATTAGGCCCATTTGGACCTGAATAAAAATTAGTAAACTCTATAGTTCTAACCCTCCTTTTTAAACCTCCATCTGTAATATTGCATGAAAAATTTGTTGACATTAAAATTTTCGGAGTTTCTTCAAATGGTAAATCAAACCTATCAGAGTACAACCTTTTAATTGTGGAATTATTAGTAATTACATTTTTTAATTTTGCAAAAGAAAAATACTTTGGTGTATCTCCTATAACAAATACCTTTTCATTCCGCCACGACTGGAACAAGGTATCATTAACCTCAATTGCTCCCCCGTCAACTTCGCATCTAGTTGTAGTGTATGCTAACATTTCCCCAAACAAGCTTTTTCCAGCTCCCCCGCCATCCAATTCATCTGCCGCCATTTCAGACAGTACAACCATATATGCACGATCTCTACATTTTATCTCATGAGACAGCCATCCAATAATATTTTTAACGTTATCCGTATATCCAGTAGAATTTGTCAAAAATTCAGAATATAAATTTGAACTCTCAATTGACGGATCATAACATCTATTCTGTTTTTGATTATAAAAAATATACTTATCTGTAATTTCAAGGAAATCATAATCATGAATTTCTACTGATTCAGCTGTTATTTCTATTATGCAGTTTCTATAAAACTTATAACAAACGTCTCTTTTGTCACAAAGCAGTAATTCTTTATCCATCTTAGGAATCCCCCCTTTGATATATTTCAACTTAGTACTTAATTTTTCTGTTAATGCATTTGAAATCTTTTCTTTGGTGACTTCATCTTCTTTTATATATGCTTCCAATGCTTCTGTTAAATGGGGTTGCAGATCAAAAACCTGATTTAGAACTCTACTTTCGACATCCTTGCGATATATAACTCCATTATATAATACATAACCAATTCCTTCTACAACATCTATTAGGTTTTTCAAAAGTATATTAACCACATCCTTCTCATTGAACTCCCAGAATTTTTTAAATGGGTATTGTTCGGCCGATTTAGCTTTTCCTTCTTCTATCGCTTTTTTAGCATTTGAGCTTAGATTTTTGGGGCCAGTATTTCCATCTCGTATCGCTTTTTCTACAATTATTTCCTCCGTTTTTGAGGTAAATTTTCCAAAACCTTTCTCCACTAAAAATTTATATGTCAACTTTGAATCTCCATCGAATTTAAGATGAGATAGCAGTGTGGCTGGCCTATAACCTCGCTCACCTTCTAAATTGGTTGATGTAGTGAATATTTTAAAAACACGCTTATCGCAAATAAAAGAAGCAGAAGTTCCCGAATCTTTTCCTGGACGAGTAAACTGAATATAATTTTTACCCTCAGGTCTACCAAATACCCTCCATCCAAATTCTTCCATTAATGCAACAGGGTCACAATTGTAATCATAATCTTCAAAAGGATTAACCGAATACCAATTAGACATTGATTTACTGACTTTTGGCATAGGAGCCATTTTAATTACGTCACTGAAAGAACGGCAGATATTTATTAATCCGCAGCGTTCTTCCCAAGTAATTACAGGCATAGGAACATCATGAACAATGGTATATCCTGAGCTTGGAGGGAAAAGAAAATATCCGCCTTCACCTCTTGTTTCAATATATTTTATTTTCTTTCCCTTTCCTCCTTCTTCATATTTAAAAGCTAACTCTTGACTTCCTTCAATTTTGTGGTCACTGACTCTGTAAATTATATGTCTGCCTCCAGAAGGAGTTTTATGTATTCGAAGTCGAGGAAAAATATCTGGGTATATTTCCTTTATTCGATTTAACAACAATGCATCAATGCCAGGATTATATTTACTATCAACATCTATACATTCTAAGTTACCGCTGATAGCTCCACATATTACAGCTACTCCTGTAGTATCGTAATATTCTAATGCTGAATAAAGCTCCCCCCTGTCCATTCTACGTGACTGCAAAGGCTTCCATGTACCTAAGCACGGATCTTTTGGTTTTTTCTCCCTCTGTTTTCGATCAAATTGATGACGATCATAGACAGGCATTATAGAGTAGCCATCATCAATAAGAGGCTCGTATTTACTCCAAACATTAGCTAATTCAATTCCCATCTTAACGTAATTGTATGTCAGTAAATTCAATGGGCATTGATCCAATCATTCTAGATTGAATATCAACCCAATTAGACTTGTATCCCATAGCAGCTCCGAATGCGGAAAGAAAGCCCTTGTGCATTTGCTCTTTAGCTTTAGCCACACGTGTCGCAAAAACCTGCTTCTTTTTCATCTTAGCATAAATGGCAAGTTCATTCGGAGTGAGTTCGCTGATCTTTCTTCCGACTAGAGAGGTGTAGTGACTGGTAACTTCTACTAATTCTCCTTGCTCCAGTTCCTTTTCAGTTAATGGTCGTTCGTGTCCGCAATATTGACATATACGCACTGACGATGGTATGATCGATTCGCACTCAGAACATAGAGCAACAGGCGCAACGCCTTGACCTTTCTTGGAACGCTTTGTAACCTCCCACATGTTTTCCCAATCGCGGTCTTCAAAGTATAAGCCGTGACGCTCCCAATTGCCACCATAATCTAGTACCCGAAAGTGAGTTTTCAGGGGGGTACCATCAGCTGACCATACCGGTCTACTTCCGCGTCCTATCATTTGCAGATATAGAGGTAAAGAAGTTGTTGCACGGTTGAGAATAACCAAATCAACAGCCGGAGCGTCGAAACCCTTTGTCAAACTCGCTACCGATACGCAAATATTTGCTAGTCCCAATCCAGTGAACTTTGCTAACTCGTAGCTGGAATTTTCCAACTGACTATGATATTCAACCGATGCAAATCCCTCATCTTGGAGTCTTTGGTTCATTTCGCGCGCATGTTTGATGGACGACACGAAAATCATGCACTTCTTAAATGTCGCTGATCGAAGATCTTCAAAAATCCCATCATACACAGCCGAAGTGG
The Sphingobacterium spiritivorum genome window above contains:
- a CDS encoding bifunctional DNA primase/polymerase — encoded protein: MGIELANVWSKYEPLIDDGYSIMPVYDRHQFDRKQREKKPKDPCLGTWKPLQSRRMDRGELYSALEYYDTTGVAVICGAISGNLECIDVDSKYNPGIDALLLNRIKEIYPDIFPRLRIHKTPSGGRHIIYRVSDHKIEGSQELAFKYEEGGKGKKIKYIETRGEGGYFLFPPSSGYTIVHDVPMPVITWEERCGLINICRSFSDVIKMAPMPKVSKSMSNWYSVNPFEDYDYNCDPVALMEEFGWRVFGRPEGKNYIQFTRPGKDSGTSASFICDKRVFKIFTTSTNLEGERGYRPATLLSHLKFDGDSKLTYKFLVEKGFGKFTSKTEEIIVEKAIRDGNTGPKNLSSNAKKAIEEGKAKSAEQYPFKKFWEFNEKDVVNILLKNLIDVVEGIGYVLYNGVIYRKDVESRVLNQVFDLQPHLTEALEAYIKEDEVTKEKISNALTEKLSTKLKYIKGGIPKMDKELLLCDKRDVCYKFYRNCIIEITAESVEIHDYDFLEITDKYIFYNQKQNRCYDPSIESSNLYSEFLTNSTGYTDNVKNIIGWLSHEIKCRDRAYMVVLSEMAADELDGGGAGKSLFGEMLAYTTTRCEVDGGAIEVNDTLFQSWRNEKVFVIGDTPKYFSFAKLKNVITNNSTIKRLYSDRFDLPFEETPKILMSTNFSCNITDGGLKRRVRTIEFTNFYSGPNGPNVVHEKMFPHDFDDSDWKSFDDVIIESVQHHLKVNGIIKEQELSDSGWKKMFNNKYGEKTIEFIEDNIDKWLRLDFVEVKIFQQEYNEYLSLYEKQKLHPRLLNTALKEFCEKFNIKFQQSIVKKVAYQTKRVHIFTGEYQIPSNLNESEDGLPF
- a CDS encoding DEAD/DEAH box helicase is translated as MKVMLPTLRPYQAEFVKNLAVALRDHRRVIACAPTGSGKTKMFIDVAYKSISNGRAVVIISETTKIFDQIIGEAGGIEIANGKKHVHIKAGQLYIAMAQTLTRRPLILEQLAQLEFPPLIIVDEAHIGTPSNIIRRLIEVSNPYILGFTATPDGRVAKHLAELYNTCVICCQVDELIQQGFLCSYQHLARTKADTDILEMRNGEYTEQSQTAAFSTSAVYDGIFEDLRSATFKKCMIFVSSIKHAREMNQRLQDEGFASVEYHSQLENSSYELAKFTGLGLANICVSVASLTKGFDAPAVDLVILNRATTSLPLYLQMIGRGSRPVWSADGTPLKTHFRVLDYGGNWERHGLYFEDRDWENMWEVTKRSKKGQGVAPVALCSECESIIPSSVRICQYCGHERPLTEKELEQGELVEVTSHYTSLVGRKISELTPNELAIYAKMKKKQVFATRVAKAKEQMHKGFLSAFGAAMGYKSNWVDIQSRMIGSMPIEFTDIQLR